A portion of the Pedobacter cryoconitis genome contains these proteins:
- a CDS encoding GAF domain-containing protein: protein MPYNELKRLEAVNRFLKVQVDKQEEFKEIAQLAADICGVPNALITLIGQDTEYVLFNDRFIPSSGRDQSFCHYVVESEHIMIVPDAQLDPNFKNYAAVTREAGIRFYAGAPLTTDDGQTLGSLCVFDKNPGELTGIQTKMLQNLAKQVIQLLDFESNIYFLKEQYVNAKKLELKMNSFFESTRSNHLLLDKDLNIICCNKAVKDLIKKAYNVEIHPGMDIKQFIDPEYMVHFMENCRLTLSGESIRLELLHNFGVYSGWFISSYDPARNNDGEIIGISYNSIDISKRIASQQTALAQQRKLGHIAFIQSHEFRRPVATIKGMLNLMEMDGYDVTYPLLKVIRNSVNEIDDRIVEIVNFTVKSAG, encoded by the coding sequence ATGCCATATAATGAATTAAAACGACTGGAGGCGGTAAATAGATTTCTAAAGGTTCAGGTTGATAAACAGGAAGAATTCAAAGAAATTGCCCAGCTAGCTGCAGATATCTGCGGCGTACCCAACGCGCTGATCACGCTAATAGGTCAGGATACAGAATATGTTCTGTTTAATGACCGGTTTATACCCAGCTCTGGCAGGGATCAATCCTTTTGTCATTACGTAGTAGAAAGCGAGCATATAATGATTGTTCCAGATGCGCAACTGGACCCTAATTTTAAAAATTATGCTGCGGTAACAAGAGAGGCCGGTATCCGTTTTTATGCAGGTGCACCGCTAACCACTGATGACGGACAAACACTGGGAAGTTTATGTGTTTTTGATAAAAATCCAGGAGAACTTACCGGAATCCAGACAAAAATGCTGCAAAACTTAGCTAAACAGGTTATCCAGTTGCTGGATTTTGAAAGCAATATTTACTTTTTAAAAGAACAATATGTGAATGCCAAAAAGCTTGAATTGAAAATGAATTCATTTTTTGAAAGCACTAGGAGCAATCACTTATTGCTGGATAAGGATCTGAACATCATTTGCTGTAATAAAGCAGTTAAAGATTTAATCAAGAAGGCTTATAATGTTGAAATTCATCCAGGCATGGATATTAAACAGTTTATTGATCCTGAATATATGGTTCATTTTATGGAGAATTGCAGGCTTACTTTATCAGGAGAAAGTATCAGACTGGAACTTTTACATAATTTTGGCGTATACTCCGGTTGGTTCATATCCAGTTATGATCCAGCCAGAAACAACGACGGTGAAATTATCGGCATATCTTATAATTCCATCGACATTTCCAAAAGAATAGCCTCTCAGCAAACCGCTTTAGCCCAGCAGCGTAAACTCGGCCATATTGCATTTATACAGTCCCACGAATTTCGCAGACCGGTAGCAACAATCAAAGGCATGCTTAATCTGATGGAAATGGATGGATACGATGTGACTTACCCCTTGTTAAAAGTGATCAGAAATAGCGTAAATGAGATAGATGATCGCATAGTCGAAATCGTAAATTTTACAGTTAAAAGCGCTGGATAG
- a CDS encoding GAF domain-containing protein produces MSDSILNTGNTVNRFLHRKIDREDELQQIVELAANICNVPIAMITFMDDQTQHIKFKAGTDHSEISFTDTFCKYTVIQKELLIIPDTLVDERVKNNPSVVQNPHLRFYAGSPLTTHDDYNIGTLCVYDIQPKTLTTIEQKMLHRLARQVTRLLEFDASLQLLKEQYEFSRVEEIKLRSFFESSGCCHLLLDTQLRVLSFNNAMVNLLRSNYQLTIAEGMEVDDYIETGFVEEFIRNCKRALKGENVNIEAIINPSKGNNPWQLIFEPAFDSMGAITGVTYSATDITQMVRDEKTVLEQGESLRQIDRILSADLHHPLEVIKGAMFKMKQQGYPDGIIEFELLEKACNELLNKGSLIILSDERNIGHVPSSLNSSI; encoded by the coding sequence ATGTCAGATAGTATATTAAATACGGGCAATACAGTAAATCGTTTTTTGCATAGGAAGATTGATAGAGAGGACGAACTGCAGCAAATCGTCGAGTTGGCAGCCAATATATGTAATGTACCGATAGCGATGATTACATTTATGGATGATCAGACGCAGCATATCAAATTCAAAGCCGGTACTGATCATAGCGAAATTTCTTTTACTGATACGTTTTGTAAGTATACTGTTATACAAAAAGAACTGTTGATTATTCCCGATACACTGGTAGATGAGCGGGTGAAGAATAATCCGTCTGTAGTTCAGAACCCTCACCTCCGCTTTTATGCAGGGTCACCACTAACTACCCACGATGATTATAATATAGGTACATTATGCGTGTATGATATACAGCCTAAAACACTGACAACCATTGAGCAAAAGATGCTGCACCGGCTTGCCCGCCAGGTTACCCGCTTGCTGGAATTTGATGCCAGCCTGCAGCTCTTGAAAGAACAATATGAATTTTCACGTGTAGAAGAAATTAAGCTCCGCTCTTTCTTTGAAAGTTCAGGTTGCTGCCATTTGCTGCTGGACACTCAACTGCGTGTACTTTCTTTTAACAACGCCATGGTCAATTTGCTCAGGAGCAACTACCAGCTCACCATTGCAGAAGGTATGGAGGTGGATGATTATATTGAAACTGGATTTGTTGAGGAGTTCATCAGGAATTGTAAACGCGCATTAAAGGGAGAAAATGTCAATATTGAAGCCATCATCAATCCATCAAAAGGAAATAACCCATGGCAGCTTATTTTTGAGCCTGCTTTTGATTCGATGGGTGCCATTACAGGTGTTACTTATAGTGCAACTGATATTACACAAATGGTAAGGGATGAAAAAACGGTCTTAGAACAAGGAGAATCTCTTCGTCAGATTGATCGTATACTCTCAGCTGACTTACATCATCCTCTTGAAGTTATCAAAGGCGCAATGTTTAAGATGAAACAGCAAGGCTATCCCGATGGTATCATAGAGTTTGAACTACTTGAAAAAGCATGTAATGAACTTTTGAACAAAGGGAGTTTAATTATTTTATCAGACGAACGCAACATTGGGCATGTGCCTTCCTCATTAAACTCTTCCATATAA
- a CDS encoding carbon-nitrogen hydrolase family protein, which yields MKIALASPPFPKNMNEGLQTLEKMAIEAADMNAEIICFPESYLPGYPGMGYPKADQTSANLERALNEVCRIAAENSIAIIVPMDWYINKQLVNLAYVVSEKGEILGYQTKNQLDPSEDTIWVPGTHRFIFEIKDVKFGITICHEGFRYPESVRWAAQNGARIVFHPHFSGSNTNGVKLTEWGNKSNPYYEKAMMMRALENTIYFASVNYSSLYPESASSLIDPSGNCVLHEVYGRSGIIVGEIDPNQATGLLAKRFKNALYS from the coding sequence ATGAAAATAGCTTTAGCTTCCCCTCCATTTCCGAAAAATATGAATGAGGGTTTACAGACACTCGAGAAGATGGCTATAGAAGCAGCTGATATGAATGCTGAAATAATCTGTTTTCCAGAATCTTATCTTCCAGGATATCCAGGTATGGGCTATCCAAAAGCAGACCAGACCAGCGCAAACCTGGAGAGGGCATTAAACGAAGTGTGCAGAATTGCGGCTGAGAACTCAATTGCCATAATTGTTCCTATGGATTGGTATATTAATAAACAACTTGTCAACCTGGCTTATGTTGTTTCCGAAAAAGGTGAAATATTAGGTTATCAAACTAAAAACCAACTAGATCCTTCAGAGGACACTATTTGGGTACCGGGTACACATAGATTTATATTTGAAATTAAAGATGTCAAATTTGGTATAACTATATGCCATGAAGGATTTCGTTATCCTGAATCAGTAAGGTGGGCTGCACAAAACGGTGCCCGGATCGTTTTTCATCCTCACTTTTCCGGAAGTAATACGAATGGAGTAAAGCTAACGGAATGGGGCAATAAAAGCAATCCATACTATGAAAAAGCAATGATGATGAGAGCTTTGGAAAATACGATTTATTTTGCCAGCGTTAATTATTCATCCCTTTATCCTGAATCAGCCAGTTCATTAATCGACCCTTCTGGAAATTGTGTACTCCATGAAGTTTATGGGAGATCTGGTATCATTGTTGGAGAAATTGATCCTAATCAAGCAACTGGCCTATTAGCCAAAAGATTTAAAAACGCTTTATACAGTTAA
- a CDS encoding GAF domain-containing protein — translation MPLRELESLEAVNRYLTLEISVADRLQKIVKTAAEICGTPTALIALISEDTQYIKFNQGLDFKQMPMVDAFCNHTISEPDFFVVEDALNDERFSHNPLVTGNPNIRFYAGVPLTTEDGYNLGSLCVIDQIPGKIGAVNLKMLKMLARHVINLFEFESGLVLLKQQFIQTKQTEVKLKSFFESSTSEHIIIDREYIILAFNKRLRDFIYKEYHITIEKGMKITDFVGKVYMQDFIANCKRALAGEQVRHERLVQFRGTSIWCDIDYNPAKNSDGEIIGVSYNSTDITDRIVQQNKLLSHQDSLTKTAFLQSHELRKPVANIKGILALLQMEGYFENYGSLQKMEKATNVLDERIRAIVECTRV, via the coding sequence ATGCCACTGAGAGAACTTGAAAGTCTGGAAGCTGTTAATAGATATCTTACTTTGGAAATCAGTGTAGCTGATAGATTACAGAAAATTGTAAAAACAGCTGCTGAGATTTGTGGTACACCAACGGCATTGATAGCTCTGATTAGTGAAGATACGCAATATATTAAATTCAATCAGGGCCTTGACTTTAAGCAGATGCCCATGGTAGATGCTTTTTGTAATCATACCATTTCGGAACCTGATTTTTTCGTTGTAGAAGATGCGTTAAACGATGAACGGTTTAGTCATAACCCACTGGTAACCGGGAATCCTAATATCAGATTTTATGCAGGAGTACCATTAACTACAGAAGATGGCTACAATTTGGGGAGTCTTTGTGTAATCGATCAGATTCCAGGGAAAATAGGAGCTGTTAATTTAAAAATGCTTAAGATGCTGGCCAGGCATGTGATTAATTTGTTTGAGTTTGAATCTGGACTGGTATTACTGAAACAACAGTTTATCCAGACAAAACAAACAGAGGTCAAACTTAAATCATTCTTTGAAAGCTCTACCTCCGAACATATTATCATTGACCGGGAGTACATTATCCTGGCTTTTAATAAAAGGTTGAGAGATTTTATTTATAAAGAATATCATATCACTATTGAAAAGGGGATGAAGATTACGGACTTTGTCGGGAAAGTTTATATGCAAGATTTTATAGCCAATTGTAAGCGGGCATTGGCTGGTGAACAGGTGAGGCATGAAAGATTGGTGCAATTTAGAGGTACGTCGATTTGGTGTGATATTGATTACAACCCCGCAAAAAATTCTGATGGAGAAATTATAGGTGTTTCCTATAATTCAACAGATATTACAGATCGTATTGTACAGCAAAATAAGCTGTTAAGTCACCAGGACAGTTTGACGAAAACGGCATTTTTACAATCTCATGAATTACGTAAACCCGTGGCCAATATTAAGGGGATTTTAGCACTGCTTCAAATGGAGGGATACTTCGAAAATTATGGCTCACTACAAAAAATGGAAAAAGCTACCAATGTCCTTGACGAAAGAATTCGCGCTATAGTGGAATGCACGAGAGTTTAA
- a CDS encoding GAF domain-containing protein has translation MNRYNPKRLADVDRFLKLNISKEKELQEIVEFAAEVCGSPIALITLMDGETQFVKFHTGADIDLVDYNDTFCQYTLNYGDLHMVEDAIRDDRFLDNPFVQSGPYLRFYAGMPLISEKGNAIGTLCVFDLESHSLSHFQQVILRSLSEQVTSLLEFDVTLQILKEKYEESNENASILLTYFNSSSSCHLLMDKNMQVIAFNQTMANFIIANDQPQIVEGISIKDYVPASFLEEFTDYFNRALSGEVIKVERHLDYTQGMICWYMIYESALDSNGELFGVSLNATDITSSVSNQRQLNNQADAIIKINDIQANDLAEPIDQIIQEAEEIKKIISTGEVEEFHLLQLAVAELKEKKAKIITVT, from the coding sequence ATGAACCGCTATAATCCAAAAAGGTTGGCCGATGTTGATCGTTTTCTGAAACTAAATATAAGTAAAGAAAAGGAGCTGCAGGAAATTGTGGAATTTGCTGCTGAGGTCTGTGGATCACCAATTGCCTTGATTACTTTAATGGATGGTGAAACACAATTTGTTAAATTCCATACCGGAGCTGATATTGATCTGGTTGATTATAATGACACTTTCTGCCAATATACCCTTAATTATGGTGACCTGCATATGGTTGAGGATGCCATCAGGGATGACAGGTTTTTAGATAACCCTTTTGTTCAGTCCGGTCCCTATTTAAGATTTTATGCAGGCATGCCGCTGATCAGTGAAAAAGGTAATGCCATTGGTACGCTCTGTGTTTTTGATTTAGAAAGCCATTCATTATCTCACTTTCAGCAAGTGATTTTACGTAGTTTATCTGAGCAAGTTACTAGCTTATTAGAGTTTGATGTAACCCTGCAAATTTTAAAAGAGAAGTATGAAGAGTCAAATGAAAATGCCAGTATTTTGTTAACTTATTTTAATAGCTCTAGTTCTTGCCATTTACTCATGGACAAGAATATGCAGGTAATAGCCTTTAACCAAACTATGGCAAATTTCATAATTGCAAATGATCAGCCCCAAATTGTAGAAGGGATAAGTATAAAAGATTATGTTCCTGCATCCTTTTTGGAAGAGTTTACTGATTACTTCAACAGGGCACTGTCAGGTGAGGTGATTAAAGTAGAGCGCCACCTGGATTATACCCAAGGAATGATCTGCTGGTATATGATCTATGAATCAGCTTTAGATTCCAATGGTGAACTTTTCGGGGTTTCACTCAATGCCACAGACATCACCAGCAGTGTCAGCAATCAAAGGCAACTTAATAACCAGGCTGACGCCATTATTAAGATTAATGACATCCAGGCAAATGATCTTGCCGAGCCGATTGATCAGATCATTCAGGAAGCGGAAGAAATCAAAAAGATTATATCAACGGGCGAAGTGGAAGAATTTCACCTGCTCCAATTGGCTGTTGCAGAATTGAAGGAAAAGAAAGCAAAGATTATAACTGTTACTTAA